The Desulfuromonas sp. genome has a window encoding:
- a CDS encoding HupE/UreJ family protein — MVHFVKRAMAKDSFILVALVAIFFSLVVDVGAHGVTAGDKGYIQESSGTMIIPFIYLGAKHMVTGYDHLLFLFGVVFFLYRLKDVSIYVTLFALGHSVTLLSGVLMNFSVSAYIIDAIIGFSIVYKALDNMGAYKRWFGFQPSTKIATLVFGLFHGFGLATKILEYKISPDGLIPNLFAFNVGVEMGQLIALGLILIVMGFWRRTAGFTRHAYNANVALMTGGFIFVGYQLTGFFIS, encoded by the coding sequence ATGGTACATTTTGTCAAAAGAGCCATGGCTAAGGATTCGTTTATACTTGTGGCTTTGGTCGCGATATTTTTTTCTCTTGTCGTTGATGTCGGCGCTCATGGCGTGACCGCCGGAGATAAAGGCTATATACAGGAAAGTTCGGGGACCATGATTATCCCGTTTATTTACCTTGGCGCGAAACACATGGTCACCGGATATGACCACTTACTTTTTTTGTTCGGAGTGGTTTTCTTTCTCTACCGTCTAAAGGATGTCAGCATCTATGTGACGCTCTTTGCCCTTGGACACTCGGTGACTCTGCTTTCCGGGGTCCTGATGAATTTCAGCGTCAGCGCTTATATTATCGACGCGATTATCGGTTTCTCGATTGTCTACAAGGCGCTGGACAACATGGGGGCATATAAGCGCTGGTTCGGTTTCCAGCCCAGCACCAAGATTGCCACCCTTGTTTTCGGCCTGTTTCATGGCTTCGGCCTGGCGACCAAGATCCTGGAATACAAGATCTCCCCGGATGGTTTGATCCCCAATCTCTTCGCCTTCAATGTTGGAGTGGAGATGGGGCAACTTATCGCATTGGGGCTGATCCTGATCGTCATGGGTTTTTGGCGGCGTACCGCCGGTTTCACTCGCCACGCGTATAACGCCAATGTCGCTCTGATGACTGGCGGCTTTATCTTCGTGGGTTACCAGTTGACCGGCTTTTTCATTTCTTAA
- a CDS encoding DUF302 domain-containing protein has product MEEGSSYYFGKRLEWSFGDALPRVREALAKEGFGILTEIDVRAKLGEKLGVDFRPYVILGACNPKMAYRALGLEINIGVLLPCNVIVFVDEDGGTVVRAMDPVWAMKVVDNPEVEEVAAEVRKLLGRALESL; this is encoded by the coding sequence ATGGAAGAAGGAAGTTCGTACTATTTCGGAAAAAGATTGGAGTGGAGCTTTGGAGATGCACTCCCCAGGGTCAGGGAGGCCCTTGCAAAGGAGGGCTTTGGAATCCTTACCGAGATCGATGTCCGGGCCAAGTTGGGGGAGAAGCTGGGAGTCGATTTCCGCCCCTACGTCATCCTGGGCGCCTGCAACCCCAAGATGGCCTATCGAGCCCTGGGGCTCGAGATCAACATCGGGGTCCTTCTTCCCTGCAACGTGATCGTCTTTGTCGACGAGGACGGAGGAACAGTCGTCCGGGCCATGGACCCTGTGTGGGCGATGAAGGTGGTCGATAATCCCGAAGTGGAGGAGGTCGCGGCCGAGGTCAGAAAACTGCTCGGCAGGGCCCTTGAGAGTTTATAA
- a CDS encoding flavodoxin family protein, with protein MTLEIKADLIKPKVLAVGASPRKGGNSDVLLSHFCAGVNQAGLETEEVQLRDCQITPCIGCELCRKTGECSRFDDDMVGIYQKIVESRGLFLISPVHNYNVTAWMKGFIDRLYCFYDFAEPRPGHWSSKLANQGRKAVVAAVAEQRTKEDMGFTLEAMQMPLEALGYEVSRKFPVLGIFEKGKVAGCPEIIRTAEVYGEKLAKEIMQ; from the coding sequence ATGACACTTGAAATCAAAGCGGACCTTATTAAGCCCAAAGTTTTGGCTGTCGGTGCCAGTCCCCGGAAAGGCGGGAACTCCGATGTCCTCCTCAGTCACTTTTGCGCGGGTGTGAATCAAGCCGGACTTGAAACAGAGGAAGTTCAACTGAGGGATTGTCAAATTACCCCATGCATCGGTTGTGAACTTTGTCGAAAAACCGGCGAATGTTCCCGTTTTGATGACGACATGGTCGGTATCTACCAAAAAATCGTCGAATCTCGCGGTCTTTTTTTGATTTCCCCCGTACACAATTACAATGTCACGGCATGGATGAAAGGCTTTATTGACAGGCTCTACTGTTTCTATGATTTCGCCGAGCCTCGACCGGGTCACTGGAGCAGTAAACTCGCAAACCAGGGCCGGAAAGCGGTCGTCGCAGCCGTTGCCGAACAGCGGACCAAGGAAGACATGGGGTTCACTCTCGAAGCGATGCAGATGCCGCTCGAGGCCCTGGGTTATGAGGTGAGCCGGAAGTTCCCCGTTTTGGGCATTTTTGAAAAAGGCAAAGTCGCTGGCTGCCCAGAGATAATCCGTACTGCTGAAGTGTACGGTGAAAAGCTGGCCAAAGAGATCATGCAGTAA
- the nth gene encoding endonuclease III, with the protein MTPTDSPAAALKVLGLLEATYPDAACALRHRNSLELLVATILSAQCTDVRVNLVTESLFPKYPDAAAYATADPAELEEDIRSTGFFRNKARSLIGCAAAIAGEHGGEVPGTLEELVRLPGVGRKTANVVLGNAFGVPGMVVDTHVKRIAFRLGWTRHTDPDKIERDLCALLPEEKWTQAGHVLIFHGRQVCKAPTPLCSTCPVQEHCPRVGVKRSK; encoded by the coding sequence ATGACCCCCACAGATTCCCCGGCTGCGGCCCTGAAGGTGCTCGGCCTGCTCGAGGCCACCTACCCCGATGCCGCCTGCGCTCTGCGTCATCGAAACTCCCTGGAGCTTCTCGTGGCCACCATCCTCTCGGCCCAGTGCACCGACGTGCGGGTCAACCTGGTCACTGAAAGCCTGTTCCCGAAATATCCCGATGCCGCCGCCTACGCCACGGCCGACCCGGCGGAGCTCGAGGAGGACATCCGCTCCACCGGGTTTTTCCGCAACAAGGCCAGAAGCCTCATCGGCTGCGCCGCGGCGATCGCCGGTGAGCACGGCGGAGAGGTCCCCGGCACCCTCGAGGAGCTCGTTCGGCTGCCCGGGGTGGGGCGCAAGACCGCCAACGTCGTCCTCGGCAACGCCTTCGGGGTACCCGGCATGGTCGTCGACACCCACGTCAAGCGGATCGCCTTCCGCCTCGGCTGGACCCGGCACACCGACCCGGACAAGATCGAGCGGGACCTGTGCGCCCTGCTGCCGGAGGAGAAGTGGACGCAGGCCGGTCACGTCCTCATCTTCCACGGCCGCCAGGTCTGCAAGGCCCCCACCCCCCTCTGCTCCACCTGCCCGGTGCAGGAGCACTGCCCGCGGGTCGGGGTGAAGCGGTCGAAGTAG
- a CDS encoding NFACT family protein, producing MDQIFIEAVVCELRDTLRGAAVNKVHQPGPHEIVLRLWNGRENLRLLLCTSPAASRIHLTETKLPNPQNPPRFSQLLRSRLTRLLEIERVAGERIVRMVFAGEKGEGRWTLVAELLGARANLLLLDGEGVIVDALRRSEEKGREIRPGQPYLPPESSLRADLEAAVPTIPRDVTFRTWLLENVSPMTPLVAEDLASAVEAGASPDEVLGRFRRRWLEREFSPCIASLKGKPLLSAFTPEHIASEDVQTFQSASGAADAFFGEGRVDEVFGGGRTEVDRVVRKAVKKLRKRLEHISGERDEALQAERMRETGDLLLGNLHRMRKGMAE from the coding sequence ATGGACCAGATCTTCATCGAGGCCGTCGTCTGCGAACTGCGCGACACGCTCCGCGGCGCGGCGGTCAACAAGGTGCACCAGCCGGGGCCCCACGAGATCGTGTTGCGCCTCTGGAACGGCCGGGAGAACCTGCGCCTGCTCCTGTGTACATCACCCGCCGCCAGCCGCATTCACCTGACCGAAACGAAACTTCCCAACCCCCAGAACCCGCCGCGCTTCAGCCAGCTGCTGCGCTCGCGCCTGACCCGCCTGCTGGAGATCGAGCGGGTGGCCGGCGAGCGGATCGTGCGGATGGTCTTCGCCGGGGAGAAGGGCGAGGGCCGCTGGACCCTGGTGGCCGAACTGCTCGGGGCGCGGGCCAACCTTCTGCTGCTCGACGGCGAGGGGGTGATCGTCGATGCCCTGCGCCGCAGCGAGGAGAAGGGGAGGGAGATCCGCCCGGGGCAACCGTACCTGCCCCCCGAAAGCTCCTTGCGCGCCGACCTGGAGGCAGCAGTGCCCACGATCCCCCGGGACGTGACCTTTCGCACATGGCTCCTCGAGAACGTCTCCCCCATGACCCCCCTGGTCGCCGAGGACCTTGCCTCCGCTGTCGAGGCAGGAGCTTCTCCCGACGAGGTTCTTGGCCGGTTCCGCCGGCGCTGGTTGGAGCGGGAATTCAGCCCCTGCATCGCGTCCCTGAAGGGCAAGCCGTTGCTGTCCGCTTTCACCCCCGAGCACATCGCTTCGGAAGACGTCCAGACATTCCAGAGCGCCTCTGGGGCGGCCGATGCCTTCTTCGGGGAGGGGAGGGTCGACGAAGTTTTCGGCGGCGGGCGGACGGAGGTGGATCGGGTCGTCCGCAAGGCCGTCAAAAAGCTGCGCAAACGCCTGGAGCATATCTCAGGGGAGCGTGACGAGGCGCTGCAGGCCGAGCGCATGCGGGAAACCGGCGATTTGCTCCTGGGCAATCTGCACCGGATGCGGAAGGGGATGGCCGAGG
- a CDS encoding endonuclease/exonuclease/phosphatase family protein, with the protein MNTLRIMTYHVQGCRGGDGRVDPQRVLQVIADGAPDIVALQGLDTSPGQDQLQILSERLGMRAYGTGRNGANAFLSYYPLHGLQDFDLGEGGRCSRADVDVGGKRLHLLNLRMEPPPRCRRGQIASLLGPELLGNPSMACPALVLGDFADTFWGAGNFDLALALRKARRPLWPATFPARFPLVGRDRAYLCGDIRIVDAHIQRTRMARMASSHLPLILTVQVTDPRTYLKLKKIHRNRMEIAPG; encoded by the coding sequence GTGAACACCCTGCGCATCATGACCTACCACGTTCAGGGATGCCGGGGCGGTGACGGCCGGGTGGACCCCCAGAGGGTGCTCCAGGTCATCGCCGACGGAGCGCCGGACATCGTCGCCCTTCAGGGTTTGGACACCTCCCCCGGCCAGGACCAGCTCCAGATTCTCTCAGAGCGGCTCGGCATGCGTGCTTACGGCACGGGGCGCAACGGGGCCAACGCTTTTCTGTCCTACTATCCCCTGCATGGACTTCAGGATTTCGACCTCGGTGAAGGCGGGCGCTGCAGCCGGGCCGACGTCGATGTGGGCGGCAAGCGGCTGCACCTTCTCAACCTGCGAATGGAGCCGCCGCCGCGCTGCCGCCGCGGCCAGATCGCCAGTCTGCTCGGGCCCGAACTGCTCGGCAACCCTTCCATGGCCTGCCCGGCCCTGGTGCTCGGGGACTTCGCCGACACCTTCTGGGGGGCGGGCAACTTCGACCTGGCCCTCGCCCTGCGCAAGGCCCGGCGACCCCTGTGGCCAGCCACCTTCCCGGCCCGATTTCCCCTCGTCGGCAGGGACCGCGCCTACCTGTGCGGGGATATCCGCATCGTCGATGCCCACATCCAGCGCACCCGCATGGCCCGCATGGCCTCCTCCCACCTTCCCCTGATCCTGACCGTGCAGGTCACCGACCCCCGCACCTATCTCAAACTGAAGAAAATCCACCGCAACCGCATGGAGATCGCTCCCGGCTAG
- a CDS encoding DUF2164 domain-containing protein, protein MKFELDKERSKKTIEKVQIYIKEEFGESIGELRAGFLLEFFLKEIGPSIYNQGVNDSQAFIQDKLIDLEGALCMEED, encoded by the coding sequence ATGAAATTTGAACTGGACAAAGAACGATCCAAGAAAACGATCGAAAAAGTTCAAATCTATATAAAAGAAGAATTCGGTGAGTCCATTGGGGAGTTGCGGGCCGGTTTTCTTCTGGAGTTTTTCCTGAAGGAAATCGGCCCATCCATTTACAACCAAGGGGTCAATGACTCCCAGGCCTTCATCCAAGACAAGTTGATTGACCTTGAAGGTGCCTTGTGCATGGAAGAAGACTAA
- a CDS encoding proline dehydrogenase family protein, with protein MLLRQTLLFLSRRKELEDFLRHNPTARQASRRFVAGETRAEALEAACLLNAEGFKVTLDYLGEEVTDADRASAATEEYAAALEEAVAAGIDTGISVKLSHLGVRIDEDLAWENLKTVTERALQVDRFVRVDMEGSDLTEVSLQMVRRAHRSWPNIGAVLQASLHRSDADLALLNEDGISVRLVKGAYLEPKEIALQDREEVDLYFMRLTEALVHSGTRPAFATHNEKLIEFVIDMADIFEVDRSRFEFQMLYGIGRDLQRRLKSEGYRVRIYLPYGEDWYGYFMRRLAERPANMMFLMRHLKH; from the coding sequence ATGCTGCTGCGCCAAACCCTCCTGTTCCTCTCCCGGCGCAAGGAACTGGAGGACTTCCTCAGGCACAATCCGACCGCGCGACAGGCCTCCCGCCGCTTCGTTGCAGGGGAGACCCGCGCCGAGGCCCTGGAAGCGGCCTGCCTGCTCAACGCCGAGGGATTCAAGGTCACCCTCGACTACCTCGGCGAAGAAGTCACCGATGCCGACCGGGCCTCGGCGGCGACGGAGGAGTACGCCGCGGCCCTGGAAGAGGCGGTGGCGGCGGGGATCGACACGGGGATCTCGGTCAAGCTCTCCCACCTCGGAGTGCGCATCGACGAGGATCTGGCCTGGGAGAACCTGAAGACGGTCACCGAGCGCGCCCTGCAGGTCGACCGCTTCGTGCGGGTCGACATGGAAGGGTCCGACCTGACCGAGGTCTCCCTGCAGATGGTCCGACGGGCCCACCGCAGTTGGCCCAACATCGGGGCCGTTCTCCAGGCCAGCCTTCACCGCAGCGACGCGGACCTGGCGCTGCTCAACGAGGACGGGATCTCGGTGCGCCTGGTCAAGGGAGCCTACCTCGAACCGAAGGAGATCGCCCTTCAGGACCGGGAGGAGGTCGACCTCTACTTCATGCGCCTCACCGAGGCCCTCGTCCACAGCGGCACCCGCCCTGCATTCGCCACCCACAACGAGAAGCTCATCGAGTTCGTCATCGACATGGCCGACATCTTCGAGGTGGACCGCTCCCGGTTCGAGTTCCAGATGCTCTACGGGATCGGCCGCGACCTGCAGCGCCGCCTCAAGTCCGAAGGCTACCGGGTGCGGATCTACCTCCCCTACGGCGAGGACTGGTACGGCTACTTCATGCGGCGCCTCGCCGAGCGGCCGGCCAACATGATGTTCCTCATGCGCCACCTGAAACATTAA
- a CDS encoding MarR family transcriptional regulator → MTVKMLARQIVEFYEKLSSWEHEVVRGSELTPGQMHAIEIIGHEKSLRMKELAEKLGVTTGTLTVTVDKLERKELIERRPHETDRRSYRVVLTEAGQKHFTSHHEYHVKLTEEMASVLSPEELETFGEVLEKVVKQI, encoded by the coding sequence ATGACGGTAAAGATGCTGGCTCGGCAGATTGTCGAGTTCTACGAGAAGCTCTCCAGTTGGGAGCACGAGGTGGTGCGGGGCAGCGAACTGACCCCCGGGCAGATGCACGCCATCGAGATCATAGGCCACGAGAAGTCTCTGCGCATGAAGGAACTGGCCGAAAAGTTAGGAGTGACGACCGGAACCCTGACCGTGACGGTGGACAAACTCGAACGCAAGGAGTTGATTGAACGTCGACCGCACGAAACCGATCGGCGCTCTTACAGGGTGGTGCTCACAGAGGCGGGCCAGAAGCACTTCACCAGTCACCACGAGTACCACGTAAAGCTTACCGAGGAGATGGCCTCGGTGCTATCGCCTGAGGAGTTGGAGACCTTTGGGGAGGTATTGGAAAAGGTGGTGAAGCAGATTTAG
- a CDS encoding peptidylprolyl isomerase: protein MARLLLLLTLSLLLAGTAAAKETVVMETSLGAITLELFTDKAPVSVKNFLGYAEDGFYDGTVFHRVIKGFMIQGGGFGADLKKKPTRDPIKNEAGNGLKNERGTIAMARTNVVDSATCQFFINLVDNGPLDHRGTSSSRAYGYAVFGKVIDGMEVVDQIAGLQTQRKGPAFQNLPVEPVTVKSVRRLKQ, encoded by the coding sequence ATGGCTCGTTTGCTTCTTCTTCTGACCCTGTCCCTGCTGCTGGCCGGCACGGCCGCTGCCAAGGAGACCGTCGTCATGGAAACCAGTCTCGGCGCCATCACCCTCGAACTCTTCACGGACAAGGCCCCGGTGTCGGTAAAGAACTTTCTGGGTTATGCCGAGGACGGCTTTTACGACGGGACGGTCTTTCACCGGGTCATCAAGGGGTTCATGATCCAGGGCGGCGGCTTCGGCGCCGACCTGAAGAAAAAGCCGACCCGGGACCCGATCAAGAACGAGGCCGGCAACGGCCTGAAGAATGAGCGCGGCACGATCGCCATGGCCCGGACCAACGTTGTGGACAGCGCCACCTGCCAGTTTTTCATCAACCTGGTGGACAACGGCCCCCTCGATCACCGGGGGACCAGCTCTTCCAGGGCCTATGGCTACGCGGTCTTCGGCAAGGTGATCGACGGCATGGAGGTGGTCGATCAAATCGCCGGCCTGCAGACCCAGAGAAAGGGTCCTGCGTTCCAGAACCTGCCGGTGGAGCCGGTGACCGTCAAGAGCGTCCGGCGTCTGAAGCAGTGA
- a CDS encoding sulfite exporter TauE/SafE family protein, whose product MELDSLFWVAFQSSLILGLVHGVNPCGHSWLVLAPFVVGRKRGSKVAYLTFAFLAGTAVACLLLGLTLGAISEVIPEPLEHWVDVGTSLLLIILGAVLIIKPNLIHHHHDEEHGHDHSHDLENVHEQEHHHGHDHSQVHPHAHPKSSKQKLTGLALFGIGFVNMIIPCPTVAIMYGYAIDSGSAWKATTIFGIYAAGTAVAVGGVIFAIFHVARLLEKLSQDWVENALMRGAGVVTILFAGYSLLSHLS is encoded by the coding sequence ATGGAACTCGACAGCCTCTTCTGGGTCGCTTTTCAAAGCAGCCTTATCCTTGGCCTAGTGCATGGCGTGAACCCCTGCGGGCACAGTTGGCTGGTGCTTGCTCCCTTCGTGGTGGGGCGGAAGCGCGGCAGCAAGGTGGCCTACCTGACCTTTGCCTTTCTGGCCGGCACGGCCGTGGCTTGTCTGCTTCTCGGCCTGACACTCGGGGCGATCTCGGAGGTGATTCCTGAGCCCTTGGAGCACTGGGTCGACGTCGGCACCTCACTGTTGCTGATCATTCTCGGTGCCGTGCTGATCATCAAGCCCAACCTGATTCATCACCACCACGACGAAGAGCACGGACACGACCACTCGCACGACCTGGAGAACGTCCACGAACAGGAACATCACCATGGCCACGATCACAGCCAGGTGCACCCGCACGCCCACCCCAAGAGCAGCAAGCAGAAGTTGACCGGCCTGGCCCTGTTCGGCATCGGCTTCGTCAACATGATCATCCCCTGCCCGACGGTGGCCATCATGTACGGCTACGCCATCGATTCGGGCAGCGCCTGGAAGGCCACGACGATCTTCGGCATCTATGCTGCCGGAACGGCGGTGGCCGTGGGGGGAGTCATCTTTGCCATCTTCCACGTCGCCCGCTTGCTGGAGAAGCTGTCCCAGGACTGGGTGGAGAATGCCCTGATGCGCGGCGCCGGGGTGGTGACGATTCTCTTCGCCGGTTATTCACTGCTGAGCCACCTATCTTAG
- the ltrA gene encoding group II intron reverse transcriptase/maturase, whose translation MQGKLSRAAKQSLDRRFGALYDKLYREDVLWTAWKRVRVNRGAPGVDKQTIEHIEEVIGVEAFLADLGEELRGKTYRPQSVRRCWIDKPGKAEKRPLGIPVVKDRVVQMAAKLMLEPIFETNFLDCSCGFRPGRSAHMAIKKIRSAITFGRKTVVIDADIKGYFDAIRHDILMRLVQKRVSDPRMLKLIRGWLTAGVMDEGQHVRSSAGTPQGGVISPLLANLYLHCFDVMFVESGIPGTLVRYADDFVILVHLDGEKVLAKARGMLGRLGLELHPEKTRIVSADDGFDFLGIHLRRTPTKSPKARMKYVTRLWPSDRSLRAVREKIKQTFGRRYGSSLEEIVGKLNPVIRGWNNYHTAIRPVRERLLKLNYYVSERIRIFLKRKYSDETRGYRRVHGEMITRLGVCQFG comes from the coding sequence TTGCAAGGCAAACTCTCCCGTGCAGCGAAACAGTCGCTGGATAGGAGGTTCGGCGCCCTCTACGACAAGCTTTATCGTGAGGACGTACTGTGGACGGCCTGGAAACGGGTCAGGGTCAATCGCGGCGCCCCCGGCGTCGACAAGCAAACCATCGAGCACATCGAAGAGGTCATCGGTGTCGAGGCGTTTCTCGCCGATCTTGGCGAAGAACTCCGAGGCAAGACTTACCGGCCTCAAAGTGTGCGGCGATGCTGGATCGACAAACCGGGTAAAGCCGAGAAGCGCCCGCTCGGGATTCCGGTCGTCAAGGACCGGGTCGTGCAGATGGCTGCCAAGCTGATGCTGGAGCCGATCTTCGAAACCAACTTCCTCGATTGTTCCTGCGGTTTCCGCCCCGGGCGCAGCGCCCACATGGCGATCAAGAAGATCCGTTCCGCGATCACCTTTGGCAGGAAGACGGTGGTCATTGACGCCGACATCAAAGGCTACTTTGATGCCATTCGTCACGATATCCTGATGCGGTTGGTACAAAAGCGCGTCAGCGACCCGCGGATGCTCAAGCTGATCCGCGGATGGTTGACAGCCGGGGTCATGGATGAGGGGCAGCATGTTAGGTCCAGTGCCGGAACGCCACAGGGCGGGGTCATCTCCCCGCTGCTGGCGAACCTGTACCTGCACTGTTTCGACGTGATGTTCGTCGAATCCGGCATCCCCGGCACCCTGGTCAGGTACGCGGACGACTTCGTCATCTTGGTCCATCTGGACGGTGAGAAGGTGCTGGCAAAGGCACGAGGGATGCTCGGACGACTCGGGCTGGAACTGCATCCGGAGAAGACCCGGATTGTCAGTGCCGACGACGGGTTCGACTTTCTCGGAATTCACCTGCGGCGCACCCCGACCAAATCGCCCAAAGCCAGGATGAAATACGTTACCCGCCTCTGGCCGTCTGATCGTTCCCTGCGGGCAGTTCGGGAGAAAATCAAGCAGACGTTCGGCAGAAGGTACGGCAGCAGCCTGGAGGAGATCGTTGGAAAACTGAACCCGGTGATCCGGGGATGGAACAACTATCACACCGCCATCCGGCCCGTACGCGAGCGGCTCTTGAAGCTGAACTATTATGTATCGGAGCGAATCCGAATCTTTCTGAAGCGGAAGTACAGCGATGAGACGAGGGGCTATCGAAGGGTCCACGGCGAGATGATCACGCGACTGGGTGTATGCCAGTTCGGCTGA